The nucleotide window ACGCCCCGGCTCGCCCAGGCTGCCCTCGCGCACCCACAGCTCGCGGCCCACCAGCGCCACGCCCTTGAAGTCCGTCTTTGCGTCCACGAAGAGCCGCTCCTCGTCGGGGCGCGCGGCCCGCGTCGACTTCGCTCGCGACAGCGCGCGGATGGACGAGACGGGCTTGATGGCCCACACCTGGTAGCGGACGCGAATCTCCGGCTTGGGGCCATACTGGAACACAACCCGCCAGCGGCCACCGCCCGTGGACTCGAAGGCCGCCTCGCCCCAGCCCTTGAGGCCGGTGGAGGGAGACCTCGGCAGGAACGGCTCCAGCGTCTTCAGGAAGACCAGATAGTCTTTCTCCTGCTTCGCATACCCAATCAGCCGCGTGCCCTCCGGCAGCGACAGGTCCAGGTCACCCCACGCCGTGCGCCGCACCAGGGCCAGGTCCAGGAACACGTTGTTGCCCAGCAGGGGCGCGCACTTCGTCCAGAAAGCCGCCGTGACGCGCACGTTGCGAGCGCCCGCGAGCGTGGTCGATTCACCCATCCTCCCCGCGTAGCACGGAGCCGGTTGATGAACACAGGACATCCATCCTCGTGGGAAGCCTTTTAGGCCCCGCCCTTCCCGAATGATTGCCCAGACACTCCGCTCTCCCCTGGAGCCTCTCATATGCCCAGCCGTCAACGCCTCGCGTCCCCTGCCCTCGTGGCGGGCCTCCTCCTGCTGCAAGCCACCCCCGCCCCCGCCCAATCCCTGACCTCCGAGCGCGGAGGACTCCACGCCAGTCCGCTCGCCCATCGCGCATCCCTCACCGCGACGACGCTGGACCCGCTGCGCTCGCTGGCCATCTCCGACCACGCCACCGTGTCGCCCATCACCGCGCGCCGCGTGTTCGAGCAGCTCGTGCGTCAGGCCGGGGGCACGGGCTTCACCGCGGAACAGCTCTTCCGCCAGCTCTGGGACACGCAGAACCCCGCGCCCGGCCAGCTCGATCTGCCCGGAGGTCCCCACTGCTCGGACGACGGGAACACCGTCAACGGCGCGCCCTATGCCTGTCGGACCATCGAGGGCATGGAGGCGAGCACCGTGACGGCCGCGCTCGACCGGTATGTGCTCGTGGGCCTCTTCAACCGCTTCGACCTGGCCCCGGTGGACGGCGCACACTGCGGCGAGTACCGCATGTCCTTCGCCCGGTTCGTCCCGGCCCCGCAGGTCCGCTCACGCAACCGCTTCATCCTGGAGGGCGTGCTCCCCAACCCCTCCCCCGCGCTGGGGCTGGAAGGCTGCCGGCCGGTGGCCCAGGCCTGGGCAGCGCTCTCCACCCTGGAGGCTCCCGCCGAGCGACAGGCGCTGCTGGAAGCGCTCTTCTTCGAGGGCCTGGCCCCAGGCATCCCTCCCGTCATCCACCCCCAGCACTACGGGGACAACCCCGCGGGCGTCGGACAGGTCCGCGTCAACATGTTCATCCAGGCGGGCATCGGCGCGCCCAACCCGTGGATGCTGCGCGAGTTCAAGCTGAAGCGGCAGTGCGACACCACGGACTGCACCTTGCGCCTCGTCCCCACCACCGTGAAGTCGAC belongs to Myxococcus fulvus and includes:
- a CDS encoding NBR1-Ig-like domain-containing protein; the protein is MPSRQRLASPALVAGLLLLQATPAPAQSLTSERGGLHASPLAHRASLTATTLDPLRSLAISDHATVSPITARRVFEQLVRQAGGTGFTAEQLFRQLWDTQNPAPGQLDLPGGPHCSDDGNTVNGAPYACRTIEGMEASTVTAALDRYVLVGLFNRFDLAPVDGAHCGEYRMSFARFVPAPQVRSRNRFILEGVLPNPSPALGLEGCRPVAQAWAALSTLEAPAERQALLEALFFEGLAPGIPPVIHPQHYGDNPAGVGQVRVNMFIQAGIGAPNPWMLREFKLKRQCDTTDCTLRLVPTTVKSTPRGDFFNLQNTSPLAVAFRDHFVTQVGRLAVDDFNRFDYLVPDVFNAAQSSSMPTFGSVDNFLAEFDKAAAPNTFTDALQAELQRIGSPLTPRHLVARAQALSCGGCHDLSRGTDLGGTPGVFPIDFMRFVQTQDLLAPLPTPGPDAYYPLSASLTAAFLPFRQQLLGAFLDTPALDASSPAPGVPRVVPPGQVFLTALTVTNTGTTSWSAAQGFRARSADGAVDLTLEPGEVLHFGQSKKFSAVLTAPTTPGWQSYRWRMHRDGEAFGPELFVTVDVR